Proteins found in one Hevea brasiliensis isolate MT/VB/25A 57/8 chromosome 18, ASM3005281v1, whole genome shotgun sequence genomic segment:
- the LOC110670307 gene encoding LOW QUALITY PROTEIN: calmodulin-binding protein 60 B (The sequence of the model RefSeq protein was modified relative to this genomic sequence to represent the inferred CDS: inserted 1 base in 1 codon), with product MQTKFMERSTGMAREKRGLDSSSGDEGQSDIKRPALASVIVEALKVDSLQKLCSSLEPVLRRVVSEEVERALAKLGPAKLSGRSSPKCIGGPDGRNLQLRFRSRLSLPLFTGGKVEGEQGAAIHIVLIDANTDHVVTSGPESVAKLDIIVLEGDFNNQDEDNWTQEEFESHVVKERDGKRPLLTGDVQVTLKDGVGTLGELTFTDNSSWIRSRKFRLGLKVASGCCEGIRIREAKTDAFTVKDHRGELYKKHYPPALHDEVWRLDKIGKDGSFHKRLSKAGIFTVEDFLRLVVRDSQRLRNILGSGMSNKMWDVLVEHAKTCVLSGKLYVYYPEDAKNVGVVFNNIYELSGLIANGQYYTADSLSDNQKVYVDELVKKAYENWIHVIEYDGQTLLDFKQNENTAAXPAGQQDFLNSYDHLITLPTLSVPLPPEQPAMESVPTVGDYNDGMAARSSMQSQNGNPNMPFQFDATSLPLQNPLVSTSQHAQFPRSNNLLALATPQSSTSSFQGVCTPNLNSYRGAEDFFQEEEIQMRSHEMLENEDMQHLLHIFNMGSQGHSSFNATEDGYPYSSASVPAPSPNYSHGEDQSRSSGKAVMGWLKLKAALRRGIFMRKKAAERRAQLVELDDP from the exons ATGCAAACGAAGTTCATGGAAAGATCGACGGGTATGGCTAGAGAAAAGAGAGGTTTGGATTCGAGTTCTGGCGACGAAGGCCAGTCTGATATAAAACGACCTGCTTTAGCTag TGTAATTGTTGAAGCTCTCAAGGTGGATAGTCTGCAGAAACTTTGCTCATCATTGGAGCCTGTTCTTCGGAGAGTT GTTAGTGAAGAAGTGGAGCGTGCTTTAGCAAAATTAGGCCCTGCCAAGCTTAGTGGAAG GTCTTCTCCTAAATGTATTGGAGGGCCCGACGGAAGAAACTTGCAGCTGCGCTTCAGGTCCAGGTTGTCCCTCCCTCTCTTTACTGGTGGGAAAGTAGAAGGGGAGCAGGGTGCTGCAATCCATATTGTTTTGATCGATGCAAACACAGACCATGTTGTCACATCAGGTCCTGAATCTGTAGCCAAACTGGACATTATTGTTCTTGAAGGTGATTTTAATAATCAAGATGAAGATAACTGGACTCAGGAAGAATTTGAGTCTCATGTAGTTAAAGAGCGTGATGGCAAGAGGCCACTTCTAACTGGGGATGTGCAAGTGACATTGAAAGACGGTGTAGGAACTCTAGGCGAGCTGACATTTACTGACAACTCAAGCTGGATAAGAAGCAGGAAGTTTAGGCTGGggttgaaggttgcctcaggctGTTGTGAAGGGATTCGTATTCGTGAAGCAAAAACCGATGCCTTCACTGTCAAAGATCACCGAGGAGAAT TATACAAGAAACACTATCCACCTGCACTGCATGATGAGGTTTGGAGATTGGATAAGATTGGCAAGGATGGATCTTTCCACAAGAGGCTGAGTAAAGCTGGGATATTTACTGTTGAAGACTTCTTAAGACTTGTGGTTAGAGACTCTCAGAGATTGCGGAAT ATTCTTGGAAGTGGCATGTCAAATAAGATGTGGGATGTTCTGGTAGAGCATGCAAAGACTTGTGTTCTGAGTGGGAAACTTTATGTTTACTATCCTGAAGATGCAAAGAATGTTGGGGTTGTTTTCAACAATATCTATGAGTTGAGTGGGTTAATTGCGAATGGACAGTACTACACGGCAGACTCTCTTTCTGACAACCAGAAG GTGTATGTTGATGAATTGGTGAAGAAGGCATATGAAAATTGGATACATGTCATAGAGTACGATGGACAAACACTTCTAGACTTCAAGCAGAATGAGAACACAGCTG TCCCTGCTGGTCAACAAGATTTTTTGAACTCATATGATCATCTGATTACTTTACCTACTCTATCAGTTCCACTTCCTCCAGAGCAGCCTGCCATGGAATCAGTTCCAACAGTTGGAG ATTACAATGATGGAATGGCTGCAAGATCCTCAATGCAATCACAGAATGGAAATCCAAACATGCCTTTTCAATTTGATGCCACTTCATTACCTCTACAGAACCCTTTGGTCAGTACTTCACAGCATGCACAGTTTCCAAGAAGTAACAATTTACTGGCACTTGCTACGCCACAGTCATCTACATCAAGCTTCCAAGGTGTTTGTACGCCAAACCTTAATTCTTACAGGGGAGCTGAGGATTTCTTCCAAGAGGAGGAGATTCAAATGAGAAGTCATGAGATGCTTGAAAATGAAGATATGCAACATCTTCTTCATATATTCAACATGGGAAGCCAGGGCCATTCCTCTTTCAATGCAACTGAAGATGGCTACCCTTACTCATCAGCAAGCGTGCCTGCCCCATCTCCAAATTACAGCCACGGTGAAGATCAGTCTCGTTCATCAGGCAAAGCTGTCATGGGATGGCTTAAGCTCAAGGCAGCCCTTAGACGGGGCATCTTTATGCGGAAAAAGGCTGCTGAGAGGAGGGCACAGCTCGTAGAGTTGGATGATCCTTAA
- the LOC110670313 gene encoding uncharacterized protein LOC110670313 gives MLQRRLERELVLYGEAPSASDEGDEYNEDGEESKPIASVNGTTEYDNGDMKVTVTTSDISREDKEDHSGMMQTAVAMPTLIGDDKKHNLAFSKMKSFKKVPKHKLRLKTHNKRERTKKW, from the exons ATGTTACAGAGGAGGCTGGAAAGAGAACTTGTGTTATATGGAGAAGCTCCATCAGCGTCTGATGAAGGTGATGAGTACAATGAGGACGGTGAAGAAAGCAAGCCTATTGCATCAGTCAATG GGACAACGGAGTATGACAATGGGGACATGAAAGTCACTGTGACAACTAGTGATATTTCTCGAGAAGATAAGGAGGACCACAGTGGAATGATGCAAACAGCAGTGGCAATGCCAACATTGATTGGAGATGATAAGAAACATAATTTAGCTTTTAGTAAAATGAAATCATTCAAGAAAGTCCCAAAGCACAAGTTGAGGTTGAAGACACATAATAAAAGAGAGAGAACAAAGAAGTGGTAA